In a genomic window of Lacrimispora sp. BS-2:
- the dusB gene encoding tRNA dihydrouridine synthase DusB, whose amino-acid sequence MKLRIGNLTLDNNLILAPMAGVTDLPFRFLCREQGCGMAVTEMVSAKAILYKNRNTNELLKVAEGEGPVSLQLFGSDPEIMADIAAQVEEGPYAFIDVNMGCPMPKIVNNGEGSALMKDRKLAERILTAMVKAVKKPVTVKFRKGFAEEDCDAPEFAKMAESCGVAAVAVHGRTREQYYSGTADWDVIRKVKEAVLIPVIGNGDVFKPEDAKALMEETGCDGVMIARGAKGNPWIFKRTLHYLETGELLPGPTREEISRMIIRHGALETEHKGEAVAMREMRGHMAWYTAGLPHSAKLRNDINQVGTMDELRRFAEERIGNSRSEK is encoded by the coding sequence GTGAAGCTTAGAATTGGAAACTTGACGCTTGACAACAACCTGATACTGGCACCGATGGCAGGAGTTACGGACCTGCCATTTCGTTTTCTTTGCAGGGAACAGGGCTGCGGTATGGCAGTAACGGAGATGGTCAGCGCCAAGGCGATTTTATATAAGAACAGAAATACGAATGAGCTGCTTAAGGTGGCCGAGGGAGAAGGTCCTGTAAGCCTCCAGCTTTTTGGCTCTGATCCGGAGATCATGGCGGATATTGCGGCCCAGGTGGAAGAGGGACCCTATGCATTCATTGACGTGAATATGGGCTGCCCCATGCCGAAGATCGTAAATAACGGGGAAGGGTCGGCGCTTATGAAGGATAGGAAGCTTGCAGAGCGGATCCTGACCGCCATGGTAAAGGCAGTGAAAAAGCCTGTGACCGTAAAGTTCAGAAAAGGATTTGCAGAAGAAGACTGCGATGCCCCGGAGTTTGCCAAAATGGCGGAAAGCTGCGGAGTGGCAGCAGTGGCTGTTCACGGCAGAACCAGGGAGCAGTATTATTCAGGAACAGCTGACTGGGATGTTATAAGGAAGGTAAAGGAAGCTGTCTTAATTCCGGTCATTGGAAACGGTGACGTATTTAAGCCGGAGGATGCAAAGGCCCTTATGGAGGAAACCGGCTGTGACGGGGTGATGATTGCCCGGGGAGCCAAGGGAAATCCCTGGATCTTTAAAAGAACCCTTCACTATCTGGAAACAGGAGAACTGCTTCCAGGACCCACCAGGGAAGAGATTTCCAGGATGATCATCCGTCACGGAGCCCTGGAGACGGAGCACAAAGGGGAAGCAGTGGCCATGCGTGAGATGCGTGGGCATATGGCATGGTATACAGCCGGACTTCCTCATTCCGCTAAGCTTAGAAATGATATCAACCAGGTGGGAACCATGGATGAATTAAGGCGTTTTGCGGAAGAAAGGATCGGAAATTCCCGGTCAGAGAAATAG
- a CDS encoding YARHG domain-containing protein, with product MKCQSCGSENTEGKKFCSKCGAPVTAFQPKQFCPNCGKEITPGKKFCGRCGTKVSDGPAAQETPEKIKQEPIAVHHEKQKKHGGLFILLAVLAIVLAGGGGFSIYRFILVPSGGTSIYSRIADSKDKEETDDEDEKKDEEKESDASEENKETESNLTEGSATETASSWGSMLQGNTSGQGTETAMTGAATEAYLFAETQPAYESQYGMQGAQYNAAQGQAVSADYILPDSGIRYLMAADFALLTKEQLRIARNEIYARHGRIFKADDLNAYFQSKAWYTATVAPEDFTDEILNVYEKYNAKFIQEQENKMN from the coding sequence ATGAAATGTCAGTCATGCGGAAGTGAGAATACGGAAGGGAAAAAATTTTGCAGTAAATGTGGAGCACCGGTTACAGCTTTCCAGCCGAAGCAATTCTGTCCAAATTGCGGAAAAGAGATCACACCAGGAAAAAAGTTCTGCGGCAGATGTGGTACCAAAGTAAGTGATGGACCTGCAGCACAGGAGACACCGGAGAAAATCAAGCAAGAGCCGATTGCAGTTCATCATGAAAAGCAAAAGAAACATGGGGGCCTGTTTATTTTGCTGGCTGTCCTGGCCATTGTTTTAGCAGGTGGAGGTGGCTTCAGTATCTATCGGTTTATCCTTGTACCTTCAGGGGGAACATCGATTTACAGCCGCATCGCTGATTCAAAGGATAAAGAAGAAACTGACGACGAAGATGAAAAAAAAGATGAGGAAAAAGAATCAGACGCTTCTGAAGAAAACAAAGAGACAGAGTCAAATCTGACTGAGGGTTCTGCAACAGAGACTGCTTCAAGTTGGGGCAGCATGCTTCAGGGGAATACTTCTGGGCAGGGTACAGAAACAGCAATGACCGGAGCAGCTACAGAAGCTTACCTGTTTGCGGAAACACAGCCTGCTTATGAATCCCAGTATGGAATGCAGGGGGCACAATATAATGCCGCCCAGGGACAGGCAGTGTCTGCAGATTATATATTACCAGACAGTGGCATTCGTTACCTGATGGCAGCAGATTTTGCACTTTTGACCAAAGAGCAGCTGAGAATTGCCAGAAATGAAATTTATGCAAGGCATGGAAGAATCTTTAAAGCTGATGATTTAAATGCGTATTTCCAGTCAAAGGCCTGGTACACAGCCACTGTGGCACCGGAGGATTTTACAGACGAGATACTTAACGTTTATGAGAAATATAATGCCAAGTTCATCCAGGAACAGGAAAATAAGATGAACTAG
- a CDS encoding LacI family DNA-binding transcriptional regulator — protein MNIYDIAELAGVSIATVSRVVNDSPRVSEKTKQKVRTVMEENGYTPNVFARGLGLDSMKTIGILCPDVSDAYMATAVAHLESRMHEHGYDCILCCSGFEQSVKEKYVSLLLAKRIDALIMVGSTYAGIGEADKNTQYVRNAAKQVPVFLINGYLEGENIYCAYGDDYQATYDVTSQMIETGRRRILFLCDSHSYSANQKLAGYESALKAYGLPVLGDLKLYVKNRIHTVRDILLERRDLRFDSVVATDDGLAVGAIKYANAKLLKIPEDLCITGFNNSALSICSDPELSSIDNRVEELCNISIDNMMKILLGEETEVNRNNRVTCRLIKRCTTDF, from the coding sequence ATGAACATTTATGACATTGCAGAACTTGCAGGAGTTTCCATCGCTACCGTATCCCGGGTGGTGAACGACAGCCCCCGTGTGAGTGAGAAAACAAAACAAAAGGTCAGGACGGTTATGGAAGAGAACGGCTATACCCCTAATGTATTTGCCAGGGGGCTGGGGCTTGATTCCATGAAGACCATTGGGATTTTATGTCCGGATGTATCAGATGCCTATATGGCTACAGCGGTAGCCCATTTGGAAAGCCGTATGCACGAGCATGGTTACGACTGCATATTGTGCTGCAGCGGGTTTGAACAGTCCGTAAAGGAAAAGTATGTCAGCCTTCTTCTTGCGAAGCGGATCGATGCCCTTATTATGGTCGGCTCCACTTATGCAGGAATAGGGGAAGCGGATAAAAATACACAGTATGTCCGCAATGCCGCAAAACAGGTTCCGGTGTTTTTGATTAACGGATATCTGGAAGGTGAGAATATTTACTGCGCTTATGGAGATGATTATCAGGCAACCTATGATGTGACCAGCCAGATGATTGAAACAGGGCGGCGAAGAATCCTGTTTCTCTGTGACTCCCACTCTTACAGCGCGAATCAGAAGCTGGCGGGTTATGAATCGGCTTTAAAAGCCTACGGGCTTCCGGTGCTGGGAGATTTAAAGCTTTATGTAAAGAACCGGATCCATACGGTAAGGGATATCCTTTTAGAGCGCCGCGATTTAAGATTTGACAGCGTGGTTGCCACAGATGACGGCCTTGCCGTAGGAGCGATCAAGTATGCCAATGCAAAGCTTTTAAAGATTCCGGAAGATTTGTGCATTACCGGATTTAATAATTCTGCCCTGTCGATCTGCAGCGATCCTGAGCTTTCTTCCATTGATAACAGAGTCGAGGAATTATGCAACATTTCCATTGACAATATGATGAAAATTCTTCTGGGAGAAGAAACGGAAGTAAACAGGAATAACCGGGTGACCTGCCGGCTGATCAAGCGGTGTACCACTGATTTTTGA
- a CDS encoding tetratricopeptide repeat protein: MRTRFKVLLIALFLILGFAGGICLAIVSADKVDSYLSGRKLSLGDRYLNEQEYEKAILAYQSAIEIDPRQVEAYIGMADAYKGMKNPEMAAELLKLGWEAVPDERLKTRIIRVYTDLYKQYMDEGEYEKAHDILTDAYEMTRDSEIRKLLDELETRQEQSQAQQELLEQLLKAAEASDTLKLVTLLRTTEYSEFIAGIDRVFYYPQKNGEAIAIYDNGCLYYGGLSEGSREGRAIWIKASSGKANIYEGLWQKDKPEGQGMVSHCTYTAGGTLSTVSTTSGTFRAGLENGNMTMLVYDQGRTYTYYYRAITGILQPMENSARYVDTDGSYIVAVSIEDSTMQCIDQGDLIYGVYGFASGDIQSQIQ, translated from the coding sequence ATGAGGACGCGATTTAAAGTACTTCTGATCGCACTTTTTTTAATCCTGGGTTTTGCTGGCGGTATCTGTCTGGCAATTGTGTCGGCAGATAAAGTGGACAGCTATTTAAGCGGCAGGAAGCTGTCACTGGGGGATAGGTATTTAAATGAGCAGGAATATGAAAAAGCTATTCTGGCATATCAGTCAGCAATTGAGATTGATCCCAGACAGGTGGAGGCATATATTGGTATGGCAGATGCTTATAAGGGTATGAAGAATCCGGAGATGGCAGCAGAACTGCTGAAGCTGGGCTGGGAAGCGGTACCAGATGAAAGGCTGAAAACCAGAATCATCCGTGTTTATACTGATCTGTATAAGCAGTACATGGATGAAGGGGAATATGAAAAGGCACATGATATTTTAACGGATGCATATGAGATGACCAGGGACTCAGAAATCAGAAAATTGCTGGATGAGCTGGAAACCCGGCAGGAACAGTCTCAGGCACAGCAGGAACTGCTGGAACAGTTGTTAAAAGCAGCAGAGGCTTCAGATACATTAAAGCTGGTAACTTTGTTAAGAACAACAGAATATTCGGAGTTTATTGCCGGTATTGACAGGGTGTTTTATTATCCCCAGAAGAATGGAGAAGCGATTGCCATTTATGATAATGGATGCCTGTATTATGGAGGATTGAGTGAGGGAAGCCGCGAAGGCAGGGCCATATGGATAAAGGCATCTTCCGGCAAAGCTAATATTTATGAAGGCCTGTGGCAGAAGGACAAGCCAGAAGGACAAGGAATGGTAAGTCATTGCACATATACAGCAGGTGGAACGTTAAGCACAGTTTCAACAACATCCGGCACCTTCCGTGCAGGGCTTGAAAATGGGAATATGACAATGCTTGTTTATGACCAGGGACGTACCTATACATATTATTATCGTGCAATTACAGGAATCCTTCAGCCAATGGAAAACTCGGCAAGATATGTTGATACCGATGGCAGTTACATTGTTGCAGTCTCAATTGAAGATTCAACAATGCAGTGTATTGACCAGGGTGACCTGATTTATGGAGTTTATGGATTTGCATCAGGAGATATCCAGTCGCAGATCCAGTAA
- the lysS gene encoding lysine--tRNA ligase yields MAEQQNQNQNQVKEEDLNHLLKVRREKLAELQEAGKDPFKVTKYDVNVHSGEIKEHYEEWEGKEVSIAGRLMSKRVMGKASFCNVQDLKGNIQSYVARDSIGEEEYKEFKKLDIGDIVGIKGIAFTTKTGEISIHAESVHLLTKSLQILPEKFHGLTNTDIRYRQRYVDLIMNPEVRDTFVKRSQIIKAIRDHLDAQGFMEVETPMLVANAGGAAARPFETHYNALDEDVKLRISLELYLKRLIVGGLERVYEIGRVFRNEGVDTRHNPEFTLMELYQAYTDYHGMMDLVENLFRSVALKVLGTAVVNYDGVEIDLSKPFERITMVDALKKYKDIDFTTIHTDEEAKALADQYHVEYEARHKKGDILSMLFEEFVEEHLVQPTFIMDHPVEISPLTKKKPDDPEYTERFELFITKREMANAYSELNDPLDQIERFKAQEALLAAGDDEANSMDDDFVNALMIGMPPTGGIGIGIDRFVMLLTDSYAIRDVLLFPTMKSLDK; encoded by the coding sequence TTGGCAGAACAGCAGAATCAAAACCAGAATCAGGTGAAAGAAGAGGACTTAAATCATTTGCTGAAGGTCCGCCGGGAAAAGCTGGCAGAGCTTCAGGAAGCAGGAAAAGATCCGTTTAAAGTTACAAAGTACGATGTAAACGTACACAGTGGTGAAATCAAGGAACATTATGAGGAATGGGAAGGAAAGGAAGTATCCATCGCAGGACGCCTTATGTCAAAGCGCGTGATGGGGAAAGCTTCCTTCTGTAATGTACAGGACTTAAAGGGCAATATTCAGTCCTATGTGGCCAGAGACAGTATCGGAGAAGAGGAATACAAGGAATTCAAGAAGCTGGATATCGGTGATATCGTAGGCATTAAGGGAATTGCGTTTACAACAAAAACGGGAGAAATTTCCATCCATGCTGAGAGCGTTCACTTACTTACCAAGAGCCTTCAGATCCTTCCGGAGAAATTCCACGGCCTGACCAATACGGACATTCGATACAGGCAGAGATATGTAGACCTGATCATGAACCCTGAGGTGAGGGATACCTTTGTAAAGCGTTCCCAGATCATCAAGGCCATCCGTGACCATCTGGATGCCCAGGGCTTCATGGAGGTGGAAACACCAATGCTGGTCGCCAATGCAGGCGGCGCAGCGGCAAGACCATTTGAAACCCATTACAACGCTCTTGATGAGGATGTAAAGCTGCGTATTTCTCTTGAGCTTTACTTAAAGAGGCTTATCGTAGGCGGTTTGGAAAGAGTTTATGAAATCGGACGCGTTTTCAGAAATGAGGGCGTGGATACCCGTCATAACCCGGAATTTACTTTGATGGAATTATATCAGGCTTATACCGATTACCACGGCATGATGGACTTGGTGGAGAATTTATTCCGGTCTGTTGCCCTTAAGGTTCTTGGTACGGCTGTTGTAAACTATGATGGTGTGGAAATTGACTTATCAAAGCCATTTGAACGCATTACCATGGTAGACGCTTTAAAGAAATATAAGGACATTGATTTTACTACCATTCATACGGATGAAGAGGCTAAGGCTCTGGCAGACCAGTACCATGTGGAGTATGAGGCTCGTCATAAGAAGGGCGATATTTTAAGCATGCTTTTTGAGGAATTTGTAGAAGAGCATTTGGTTCAGCCTACCTTTATTATGGACCATCCGGTTGAGATCTCTCCTCTTACCAAGAAAAAGCCTGATGATCCGGAGTATACGGAGCGCTTTGAGCTGTTCATTACAAAGCGTGAGATGGCAAATGCTTATTCTGAGTTAAATGATCCTCTGGATCAGATTGAGCGTTTTAAGGCTCAGGAAGCACTTCTTGCGGCGGGAGATGATGAAGCTAATTCTATGGATGATGATTTTGTAAATGCACTGATGATCGGTATGCCTCCGACTGGCGGTATTGGTATTGGTATTGACAGGTTTGTTATGCTGCTTACGGATTCTTATGCGATCAGGGATGTGTTGTTGTTCCCGACGATGAAGTCATTGGATAAATAA
- a CDS encoding tagaturonate reductase: MEKLCYKTLEDLGFDGYLLKEAPERVLQFGEGNFLRAFVDYFIDVLNEKTGFNSKVVLCQPIAPGLADMINEQEGLYTLFLRGFENGRKVNAKRVISCVSRCLNPYTDYESVLACADNPDLRYIACNTTEAGIAYDPSCQFTDVPADSYPGKLTQFLYRRFEKFGKEAGKGFVILSCELIDDNGKELEKCVLNYAGQWNLGEEFINWIKTENIFCSTLVDRIVTGYPRNEAAAICEESGYQDNIMDTGEVFGFWVIEGPDSLKKELPFEEAGLPVIICSDHKPYKQRKVRILNGAHTSFVLAAYLAGQDIVRSCMDDEVICGFMNKTIYDEIIPTLTLPKEELMSFAASVTERFKNPFIDHALLSISLNSTSKWKARVMPSLKSYVEKTGMLPRCITASFAFYIAFYNGRNLTEDGLVAARPAGDEYTIKDDRPVLQFFYDHKDDDPASLVHGVCSNADFWDEDLSKIPGFEEAVAGYLTGIKEKGAYEVMKECLS; encoded by the coding sequence ATGGAAAAATTATGTTATAAAACACTGGAAGACCTTGGGTTTGACGGATATCTTTTAAAGGAGGCTCCTGAACGGGTGCTGCAGTTCGGCGAAGGTAACTTTTTAAGGGCATTTGTAGATTATTTTATCGACGTTCTGAATGAAAAAACCGGATTTAATTCCAAGGTTGTTTTATGCCAGCCCATTGCACCGGGTCTTGCAGATATGATCAACGAACAGGAAGGGCTTTATACTCTTTTCCTCCGTGGCTTTGAAAACGGGCGGAAGGTGAATGCAAAACGGGTGATCTCCTGTGTAAGCAGATGCTTAAATCCTTATACGGATTATGAATCTGTATTGGCCTGTGCAGATAATCCTGACCTGCGTTACATTGCCTGCAATACCACTGAGGCAGGTATTGCCTACGATCCCTCCTGCCAGTTTACGGATGTTCCGGCTGACAGCTACCCTGGAAAGCTGACCCAGTTCCTTTACAGAAGATTTGAAAAGTTCGGAAAGGAAGCCGGAAAGGGCTTTGTCATCCTCTCCTGCGAGCTGATCGACGACAACGGAAAAGAGCTGGAGAAATGCGTTTTAAATTACGCCGGGCAATGGAACCTGGGCGAGGAATTCATAAACTGGATCAAAACGGAGAACATCTTCTGCTCCACTCTGGTAGACCGTATCGTAACCGGATATCCGAGAAATGAAGCTGCTGCCATCTGTGAAGAATCAGGTTACCAGGATAACATCATGGATACCGGTGAAGTCTTCGGCTTCTGGGTCATCGAAGGACCGGACAGCTTAAAGAAAGAACTTCCCTTTGAAGAAGCCGGCCTTCCGGTTATTATCTGCAGCGACCACAAGCCATATAAACAGAGAAAGGTCCGCATTTTAAACGGTGCCCATACTTCCTTTGTTTTAGCCGCTTACCTTGCCGGGCAGGATATTGTCCGAAGCTGCATGGATGATGAAGTGATCTGCGGCTTTATGAATAAGACTATTTATGATGAGATCATTCCTACCCTGACTCTTCCAAAAGAAGAATTAATGAGTTTTGCAGCCTCTGTTACAGAGCGTTTCAAAAACCCGTTTATTGATCATGCATTGTTATCCATTTCCTTAAATTCCACTTCTAAATGGAAAGCCCGGGTTATGCCTTCCCTTAAGAGCTATGTGGAAAAAACAGGCATGCTTCCCAGATGTATAACAGCCTCCTTTGCTTTTTACATTGCATTCTACAACGGAAGGAACCTTACAGAAGACGGCCTTGTTGCAGCACGTCCCGCCGGTGACGAGTACACCATCAAGGATGATAGGCCGGTTCTTCAGTTCTTCTATGACCACAAGGATGATGATCCAGCTTCCCTTGTTCATGGGGTTTGCTCCAATGCTGACTTCTGGGATGAGGATTTAAGTAAAATCCCAGGATTTGAAGAAGCCGTGGCTGGTTATTTAACAGGTATCAAAGAAAAAGGCGCATATGAAGTTATGAAGGAATGTTTAAGCTGA
- the greA gene encoding transcription elongation factor GreA gives MVDKKNILTYEGLKKYEDELQNLKVVKRKEVAQKIKEAREQGDLSENAEYDAAKDEQRDIELRIEELEKLLKNAEVVVEDEIDLDKINIGCKVKVYDVDEDEEMEFKIVGSTEANSLQNKISNESPVGHALIGRKVGDVVDVETQSGVIQYKVLEIQRVS, from the coding sequence ATGGTAGACAAGAAAAATATTTTAACCTACGAAGGCCTTAAAAAATACGAGGATGAGCTTCAGAATTTAAAGGTAGTAAAAAGAAAAGAGGTCGCCCAGAAAATCAAGGAAGCCAGAGAACAAGGCGACTTGTCCGAGAACGCTGAATATGATGCCGCAAAGGATGAACAAAGAGACATTGAGCTGCGTATTGAAGAGCTGGAGAAGCTCCTTAAAAATGCAGAGGTAGTGGTTGAGGATGAGATTGATTTAGATAAGATTAACATTGGCTGCAAGGTAAAAGTCTACGATGTTGATGAGGATGAAGAGATGGAATTCAAAATTGTGGGTTCCACGGAGGCAAACAGCCTTCAGAATAAAATTTCCAACGAATCTCCGGTAGGTCATGCACTGATCGGCAGAAAAGTGGGAGATGTGGTAGACGTAGAGACACAGTCAGGAGTAATCCAGTATAAAGTTCTGGAGATCCAGAGAGTATCTTAG
- a CDS encoding zinc ribbon domain-containing protein — protein MKTCTNCGTPMEDDELFCGECGTKQEIELDQETEEVAETVIWTGRDIASNEGADTVVNTGTDASANPVTETADNMDTAEPPNENTDYLHKEEPDQEPDDVIFCSRCGAKNSADDQFCMNCGANLNEDEEEVITPNQPVKGKINKRIIAGAAVIAVVAAAAVVGVMLLGGKTGGTSEKLVYYKDNSNIQYTIKNKKSLEITDRATEDKTYYEMLSSMDMVRYSEDGRYVFYAEKVGGDGVGTLMYKNLKKQSNKKDTSEKLDSNVRGYRLLSSGKVLYLKGSSGDINLYLSDLKDKTKIGSDIRNYVVSEDESCLIFMTGDDDIYTYDLKKKNTSKEKLDSEASYICASNDLKYIYYTKDEKLMCVKNLKDKEKIASDFDGNWAYAEGGKSIYYTLPGEKYQFTDFITDDQATADSNMQRPNQNDYRVASGTDWFGGTTYTVDIDKYNSAVEAYNKKLQRDEIRNTLDSLGSVTLNELYLYDGKDSTKISDTVLEIEAIAYSDKNSTDKVICVSQADLEGLGEYNISSIDSASDAVDKLTKGLSESKKYYLVTGTGMNQFDVEEEIDSTRFDLDNHTFYYSDDRQDDGTATLYAISYNEKSINSPEKIADDVSGMMLFNGKIGYWSDFDDIEATLNVSGDGIDDDVSTNAFTPVSPEEDNSIYYAKDLSDRDCSFTLYRYQKGKSVKIGDDIIYFKPLEDGKIAYLQDYNLDRYRGDLCIWISEQKQNKIDEDVSYIKGGYGNIY, from the coding sequence ATGAAAACATGTACAAATTGTGGGACTCCCATGGAAGATGATGAGCTGTTTTGCGGAGAATGCGGGACAAAACAGGAAATAGAGCTGGATCAGGAGACGGAAGAAGTTGCTGAGACTGTTATATGGACAGGCAGAGACATAGCTTCCAATGAGGGTGCAGACACAGTAGTAAATACAGGAACAGATGCATCTGCAAATCCGGTCACAGAGACGGCGGATAATATGGATACCGCTGAACCCCCCAATGAAAATACAGATTATTTACATAAGGAAGAGCCGGACCAGGAACCAGATGATGTTATTTTTTGCTCAAGATGTGGGGCAAAGAACAGTGCTGACGATCAGTTCTGTATGAATTGTGGAGCTAATTTAAACGAAGATGAGGAAGAAGTCATCACCCCCAACCAGCCGGTCAAAGGAAAGATCAATAAAAGGATCATCGCTGGAGCAGCAGTGATCGCAGTGGTTGCAGCTGCAGCAGTAGTAGGAGTAATGCTCCTTGGTGGGAAAACAGGAGGCACATCGGAAAAACTGGTTTATTATAAAGACAACAGCAATATCCAGTATACAATAAAGAATAAAAAAAGCCTTGAGATCACTGACCGTGCAACAGAAGATAAAACCTATTATGAGATGCTGAGTTCTATGGATATGGTCCGTTATTCGGAAGATGGCAGATATGTTTTCTATGCTGAAAAAGTGGGCGGTGATGGAGTTGGCACTTTAATGTATAAGAACTTGAAAAAGCAGAGCAATAAGAAGGATACCTCTGAAAAACTGGATTCTAATGTACGTGGTTACAGACTGCTTTCATCAGGGAAAGTCCTTTATTTAAAAGGCAGTTCCGGAGATATTAACCTGTATTTATCTGACTTAAAGGACAAAACTAAAATTGGTTCCGATATCAGGAACTATGTTGTCAGCGAAGATGAGTCATGCCTGATATTTATGACTGGGGACGATGATATTTATACTTATGATTTAAAGAAAAAGAATACATCCAAGGAGAAACTTGATTCTGAAGCATCTTATATCTGCGCTTCTAATGATCTGAAATATATCTATTATACAAAAGATGAAAAATTGATGTGTGTAAAAAACCTAAAGGATAAAGAAAAGATTGCTTCTGATTTTGACGGAAACTGGGCATATGCAGAGGGCGGAAAATCAATTTATTACACGCTTCCAGGAGAAAAATATCAGTTTACGGACTTCATTACGGATGATCAGGCGACAGCAGATTCTAATATGCAGCGTCCAAATCAGAATGATTACAGGGTTGCCAGTGGTACGGACTGGTTTGGCGGCACAACCTATACCGTTGATATAGATAAATATAATTCGGCTGTTGAAGCTTATAATAAAAAGCTCCAGAGAGATGAGATCCGTAACACGCTGGACAGCTTAGGAAGCGTTACATTGAATGAATTATATCTGTATGATGGAAAAGATTCCACTAAGATTTCAGATACTGTCTTAGAGATAGAAGCAATAGCCTACTCTGACAAAAATAGCACAGATAAAGTTATATGTGTTTCCCAGGCTGACCTGGAAGGACTTGGAGAATATAATATCTCATCTATTGATTCTGCATCTGATGCAGTTGATAAGCTTACAAAGGGGCTTTCAGAAAGCAAGAAATATTATTTGGTAACTGGCACTGGGATGAACCAGTTTGATGTTGAAGAAGAGATCGATTCAACACGTTTTGATCTAGATAACCATACTTTCTACTATTCTGATGACAGACAGGATGACGGGACAGCAACGCTGTATGCAATTTCTTATAACGAAAAATCCATTAACAGCCCGGAGAAGATTGCAGATGATGTTTCCGGCATGATGTTATTCAATGGCAAGATCGGTTACTGGTCAGATTTTGATGATATAGAAGCAACTTTGAATGTCAGCGGAGATGGGATTGATGATGATGTATCAACAAATGCTTTCACACCTGTTTCACCGGAAGAAGATAACAGCATCTACTATGCAAAAGATTTAAGTGACAGAGACTGTTCCTTCACACTGTATCGTTACCAGAAAGGTAAATCAGTTAAGATCGGTGATGATATTATCTACTTTAAACCCTTAGAGGATGGTAAGATCGCATATTTACAGGATTATAACCTGGATAGGTACAGAGGTGACTTATGCATCTGGATAAGTGAGCAGAAACAGAATAAGATTGATGAAGATGTTTCTTATATTAAAGGTGGTTACGGCAATATTTACTAA
- a CDS encoding DUF6145 family protein, whose product MEHDGDNVVLCGANSYDQKYYFNQQFSSLPESIKQELQIMCVLYTEDVGGILVMEYDEDGTLEFKVTAEEGDYLFDEIGSVLKIKQYRKEKRELLEALEMYYRVFYLGEELEGGDKDT is encoded by the coding sequence ATGGAGCATGATGGAGACAATGTGGTGCTTTGCGGTGCCAATTCCTATGATCAGAAATACTATTTTAACCAGCAGTTTTCAAGTCTCCCGGAAAGCATCAAACAGGAACTTCAGATCATGTGCGTGCTTTATACCGAAGATGTAGGAGGGATCCTTGTCATGGAATACGATGAGGATGGCACCCTGGAATTTAAGGTGACGGCAGAGGAGGGAGATTATCTGTTTGATGAGATCGGAAGCGTGCTGAAGATCAAACAGTACCGGAAAGAGAAAAGGGAGCTTCTGGAAGCTTTGGAAATGTATTACCGGGTGTTTTATCTGGGAGAAGAATTGGAAGGCGGAGACAAAGATACGTGA